One segment of Variovorax sp. PAMC28562 DNA contains the following:
- a CDS encoding ABC transporter permease subunit has product MASTRQTLGTLGFAALAAAAVAVVTLVPMQDYTVHILVQTSTFAIAVFGLTVVLGLCGQINLAQAAFFGFGAYAVGLGTADLHMNFWLALAMGAGIALVMGALLGMTTLKLGGHYLAMVTISFQQIVTLIMVNWIPVTHGPDGVGRIQRPLLFQSSQAFLGVCVFAVAVIGYLVWRLPQTPLGRSMRAVRDNELAAGVAGINVYKVKVAAFALSAVLGGIGGGLFAGGFAYVSPDQFSFAESIVFITMTLLGGVAAPVGALIGTGLLIVLPESLRFLKSVPGLYLAIYGLSIILIIRYMPDGIWGFVQNRVRRWLAPPPFAGAPAELMLAPAYAASADAAPMALEVRDLCKHFGGVKAVDGISFSVRRGQVHALIGPNGSGKTTTLNVLSGIYTATSGRVLLGGRDVTALPPHARTVAGLGRTFQNIRLFRSMTALENVIIGAEHPGNQIASGHAALVERARAALAFVGLEARAHELVTGFSYGHQRLIEIARALAGNPTLLLLDEPAAGLNSTEKLGLRDLLKRIAAKGLTILIIDHDMTLVTEVAECITVLNFGRRIADGVAADVLRQPDVIAAYLGTEPDAPAFT; this is encoded by the coding sequence GTGGCGAGCACACGGCAGACGTTGGGTACCCTGGGCTTCGCGGCCCTGGCGGCAGCAGCGGTGGCAGTCGTCACGCTGGTGCCGATGCAGGACTACACGGTCCACATCCTGGTGCAGACATCGACCTTCGCCATCGCGGTGTTCGGGCTGACGGTGGTGCTCGGGCTCTGTGGGCAAATCAATCTGGCGCAGGCGGCGTTCTTCGGGTTCGGCGCGTACGCGGTCGGGCTCGGCACCGCCGACCTGCACATGAACTTCTGGCTCGCTCTGGCAATGGGCGCGGGCATCGCGCTGGTAATGGGTGCCTTGCTCGGCATGACCACGCTCAAGCTGGGCGGTCACTACCTCGCGATGGTGACCATCAGCTTCCAGCAGATCGTGACGCTCATCATGGTCAACTGGATTCCGGTGACGCACGGGCCCGATGGCGTCGGGCGCATTCAGCGGCCGCTGCTGTTCCAGTCGTCGCAGGCGTTTCTCGGCGTTTGTGTATTCGCGGTCGCGGTCATCGGCTATCTGGTGTGGCGGCTGCCGCAAACACCGCTCGGCCGTTCGATGCGTGCGGTGCGCGACAACGAACTGGCCGCCGGCGTCGCGGGCATCAACGTCTACAAGGTGAAGGTCGCCGCCTTCGCGCTGTCGGCCGTGCTCGGCGGCATCGGCGGTGGCCTGTTTGCCGGCGGCTTCGCTTACGTGAGTCCCGACCAGTTCAGCTTTGCCGAGTCGATCGTCTTCATCACGATGACGCTGCTCGGTGGCGTGGCAGCGCCGGTCGGCGCCCTCATCGGCACGGGCCTATTGATCGTGCTGCCGGAGAGCCTGCGCTTTTTGAAGAGCGTGCCGGGGCTGTACCTGGCGATCTACGGGCTCTCGATCATCCTCATCATTCGCTACATGCCCGACGGCATCTGGGGCTTCGTGCAGAACCGTGTGCGCCGCTGGCTGGCACCGCCGCCGTTCGCCGGAGCGCCGGCCGAGCTGATGCTGGCGCCGGCCTATGCGGCCAGCGCCGACGCCGCGCCGATGGCGCTCGAAGTACGAGACCTCTGCAAGCACTTTGGCGGCGTGAAGGCGGTCGACGGCATTTCGTTTTCGGTGCGGCGTGGGCAGGTTCATGCATTGATCGGACCCAACGGCTCGGGCAAGACCACCACGCTCAACGTGCTCTCGGGCATCTACACCGCGACCTCGGGTCGCGTGTTGCTCGGCGGTCGCGACGTGACGGCGCTTCCGCCTCACGCGCGCACGGTCGCGGGGCTGGGTCGCACCTTCCAGAACATTCGGCTCTTTCGCTCGATGACGGCCCTGGAGAACGTGATCATCGGGGCCGAGCATCCCGGCAATCAGATTGCTTCGGGTCACGCGGCGCTGGTCGAGCGCGCGCGCGCGGCGCTCGCATTCGTCGGGCTCGAAGCGCGCGCACACGAACTGGTGACCGGCTTTTCATACGGGCACCAGCGTCTTATCGAGATTGCCCGCGCGTTGGCCGGCAACCCGACGTTGCTGCTGCTCGACGAGCCTGCGGCCGGGCTCAACTCGACGGAAAAGCTAGGCCTGCGCGATCTGTTGAAACGCATCGCCGCGAAGGGCCTGACGATTTTGATCATCGATCACGACATGACGCTGGTGACCGAGGTCGCCGAATGCATCACCGTGCTCAACTTCGGTCGCCGCATCGCCGATGGCGTGGCGGCCGACGTGCTGCGTCAGCCCGACGTCATCGCGGCCTATCTCGGAACGGAACCCGATGCCCCTGCTTTCACTTGA
- a CDS encoding branched-chain amino acid ABC transporter permease: protein MDLALQLFFTGLGIGAVYALVALGFVLIFRATNVVNFAQGEFSMVGAYLMVVFAVDLKWPYGWAFLAALTGMALLGAVFNLGVYYPLRNRTFLPVIIATIGASIFLSNSVLALYGPQPQVLEGWFDTPGLQIGPVYLDSQYLLIMVVTLVLVAFNFWFFERTMLGKKLQATSQDKEMASLLGIPVSAMIMLTFVYSALLGGVAGILVAPILFVSIQMGSTIALKAFAATIIGGFGDVKGAIIGGLALGVIETFGAAYISVPYKDGFAFLVLVAFLIFRPQGIFGERVAEKA, encoded by the coding sequence ATGGATCTCGCCCTTCAGCTCTTCTTCACGGGCTTGGGCATCGGCGCGGTGTACGCGCTGGTGGCTCTCGGCTTCGTCTTGATTTTTCGCGCGACCAACGTCGTCAACTTTGCGCAGGGCGAGTTCTCGATGGTCGGCGCGTACCTCATGGTCGTCTTCGCCGTCGACCTCAAGTGGCCGTACGGCTGGGCCTTTCTGGCGGCGCTCACCGGCATGGCGCTCCTCGGTGCGGTGTTCAACCTCGGTGTGTACTACCCGCTGCGCAACCGCACGTTTTTGCCGGTGATCATCGCAACGATCGGCGCGTCCATCTTCCTGTCCAACTCGGTGCTCGCGCTGTACGGGCCGCAACCGCAAGTGCTGGAAGGCTGGTTCGATACGCCGGGCCTGCAGATCGGGCCGGTGTACCTCGACAGCCAGTACCTGCTCATCATGGTGGTGACGCTGGTTCTGGTCGCCTTCAACTTCTGGTTTTTCGAGCGCACCATGCTCGGCAAAAAACTGCAGGCGACCTCGCAAGACAAGGAGATGGCGTCGTTGCTCGGCATCCCGGTGTCCGCGATGATCATGCTCACCTTCGTGTACTCGGCGCTGCTCGGTGGCGTGGCGGGCATTCTGGTGGCGCCGATTCTTTTCGTGTCGATCCAGATGGGCTCGACCATCGCGCTGAAGGCCTTTGCGGCCACCATCATCGGCGGCTTCGGTGACGTCAAGGGCGCGATCATCGGCGGGCTCGCGCTCGGCGTGATCGAGACTTTCGGTGCCGCCTACATCTCGGTTCCGTACAAGGACGGCTTCGCGTTTCTGGTGCTCGTCGCGTTCCTCATCTTTCGACCGCAGGGCATCTTCGGCGAGCGCGTGGCCGAGAAAGCATAG
- a CDS encoding ABC transporter substrate-binding protein, producing MTIRHTSGISRRKFSGALSGAVTASIALPGFMGQAWAQGATIKIGMCAPVTGPAAESGRYAQIGAKLAIEAVNKAGGVLGKQVELIVEDDQTTNPGIVLAFSKLASQTDIVGFLGSIRSTQVHAMAPDVMKIGKPVMIGGTDPTLTHMGNQWLFRFRPNDSYSGSVIAEYGVKTLGKKKWAIVHSTDAFGTAGGKALTAGLAKHEGTTIALDQGYANQSQDFTPVVLAIKQSGADILGSYFTFENDLGVFARQLRQLGVTIPYIGSPSIVNITALKLAGPALYGTYGVADYAEESSPASKAFGKAYRDVAKVAPDNQSSWTYDAITVLCMAINKAGKTDPVAVREAILAIRKHAGAEGEYNFDANGDGLHGYNIVKNDKGNIVFDKHVESGT from the coding sequence ATGACCATCCGCCACACCTCCGGCATTTCCCGCCGCAAGTTTTCAGGGGCTCTTTCCGGTGCTGTCACCGCGAGCATTGCACTGCCCGGCTTCATGGGTCAGGCGTGGGCGCAGGGCGCCACCATCAAGATCGGCATGTGCGCGCCGGTGACCGGTCCGGCCGCCGAGTCGGGCAGGTATGCACAGATCGGGGCCAAGCTCGCGATCGAAGCTGTGAACAAGGCAGGCGGCGTGCTCGGCAAGCAGGTCGAACTGATCGTCGAAGACGACCAGACCACCAATCCGGGCATCGTGCTGGCATTTTCCAAGTTGGCCTCGCAGACCGATATCGTCGGCTTCCTCGGCTCGATTCGTTCGACGCAAGTCCACGCGATGGCACCCGACGTGATGAAGATCGGCAAGCCGGTGATGATCGGCGGCACAGACCCGACGCTCACGCACATGGGCAACCAGTGGCTGTTTCGTTTTCGTCCCAACGACTCGTACTCGGGCAGCGTCATCGCCGAATACGGCGTCAAGACGCTCGGCAAGAAAAAGTGGGCGATCGTGCATTCGACGGACGCTTTTGGCACGGCGGGCGGCAAGGCACTGACGGCAGGCCTGGCCAAACACGAAGGCACGACCATCGCGCTCGATCAGGGCTACGCCAATCAGAGCCAGGACTTCACGCCGGTGGTGCTCGCCATCAAGCAGTCGGGCGCCGACATCCTCGGCTCCTACTTCACGTTCGAAAACGACCTCGGCGTGTTCGCCCGGCAACTGCGCCAACTCGGCGTGACCATTCCCTACATCGGCTCGCCATCGATCGTGAACATCACGGCCTTGAAGCTTGCCGGCCCGGCGCTCTACGGCACTTACGGCGTGGCGGACTATGCCGAGGAATCGAGCCCGGCCTCCAAGGCTTTTGGCAAGGCCTACCGCGATGTCGCGAAGGTCGCGCCCGACAACCAGTCGTCATGGACCTACGACGCCATCACGGTGTTGTGCATGGCGATCAACAAAGCCGGCAAGACCGATCCCGTCGCCGTGCGCGAGGCCATCCTGGCCATTCGCAAGCACGCAGGCGCCGAGGGTGAGTACAACTTCGACGCCAACGGCGACGGCCTGCACGGCTACAACATCGTGAAGAACGACAAGGGCAACATCGTCTTCGACAAGCACGTCGAGTCGGGCACCTGA
- a CDS encoding MetQ/NlpA family ABC transporter substrate-binding protein, whose amino-acid sequence MQRVDKDKPCAQQLVKAYHSAEVKRFIESKFNGALVPAF is encoded by the coding sequence GTGCAGCGCGTCGACAAAGACAAGCCCTGCGCGCAGCAGTTGGTGAAGGCATATCACTCGGCTGAAGTGAAGCGCTTCATCGAGTCGAAATTCAACGGCGCGCTCGTACCGGCTTTCTGA
- a CDS encoding FadR/GntR family transcriptional regulator, whose amino-acid sequence MTLSAAPAPTSLLAVERLSDRLASILAAQIETGKLRPGDRLPTEAQLADAHGVSRSVVREALHQLRLRGLLRSRQGSGAFVQPPSVTQPLVFDSRVLTSPLSVVQVVEVRRALEGEMAALAAERATPAQMRALRMALKALDAATAAGADGVAEDLLFHRKIAEATGNPQFELFIGFIEQYLRDAMRVTRANEARRSDFANAVRAEHADIVKAIADHDSARARRMATRHMQRAVLRLSEGGVTPAAS is encoded by the coding sequence ATGACCCTGTCAGCAGCCCCCGCGCCGACCAGCTTGCTGGCGGTCGAGCGGTTGTCGGATCGGCTGGCCTCGATCCTCGCTGCGCAGATCGAAACGGGCAAACTGCGCCCAGGCGATCGCTTGCCGACCGAAGCCCAGCTTGCGGATGCCCATGGCGTTTCGCGCAGCGTGGTGCGAGAGGCGCTGCACCAGCTCCGCTTGCGCGGGCTGTTGCGCTCGCGCCAGGGCTCTGGCGCATTCGTTCAGCCGCCGTCGGTGACCCAGCCGCTGGTGTTCGACTCGCGCGTGCTGACGTCTCCCTTGTCCGTCGTACAGGTCGTAGAGGTTCGTCGTGCGCTCGAAGGCGAGATGGCGGCACTGGCTGCCGAGCGTGCAACTCCAGCCCAGATGCGGGCACTGCGCATGGCGTTGAAGGCGCTCGACGCCGCCACCGCGGCCGGAGCCGACGGCGTGGCCGAGGACCTGCTCTTTCATCGAAAAATCGCCGAGGCGACAGGCAATCCGCAGTTCGAATTGTTTATCGGCTTTATCGAGCAATACCTTCGTGACGCGATGCGGGTGACGCGTGCGAACGAGGCGCGCAGGTCGGACTTTGCCAATGCCGTTCGGGCCGAGCACGCGGACATCGTGAAGGCGATCGCCGACCACGACAGCGCACGTGCGCGGCGCATGGCCACGCGTCACATGCAGCGAGCCGTGCTGCGCCTGTCCGAAGGTGGCGTGACGCCGGCAGCCTCCTAG
- a CDS encoding SMP-30/gluconolactonase/LRE family protein codes for MTIKLDSDFEVIDARFRQLVFPNVHVDKLYTGCRWAEGPAWFAAGRYLVWSDIPNDRMLRFDDTDGSASVFRQPALNTNGHTVDLQGRLVSCEHRGRCVSRTEHDGSRTVLASAYQGKRLNSPNDVVIKSDGSVWFSDPSYGIDSDYEGDAATSETGECAVYRVGTDGGPVERVAGGFVQPNGLAFSPDESLLYIADTGATHIADGPMHIRRFRVGDDGRSLSGGEVFAESSAGLFDGFRLDTQGNLWTSAGDGVHCYASDGTLLGKIRLPEAVANVCFGGPKLNRLFICATTSLYAVYVNARAAGRPTASSAR; via the coding sequence ATGACCATCAAGCTGGATTCCGATTTCGAAGTGATCGACGCGCGCTTCCGGCAACTCGTGTTCCCAAATGTCCACGTGGACAAGCTCTACACGGGATGCCGCTGGGCCGAAGGGCCGGCGTGGTTCGCGGCGGGACGCTATCTGGTGTGGTCGGACATTCCGAACGACCGCATGCTGCGCTTCGACGACACGGATGGCTCGGCGTCGGTGTTCCGGCAGCCGGCGCTCAACACCAACGGCCATACGGTCGATCTCCAGGGCCGCCTTGTGTCTTGCGAGCACCGCGGGCGCTGCGTGTCGCGCACCGAACACGACGGAAGCCGCACCGTGCTCGCTTCTGCCTACCAAGGCAAGCGCCTCAACTCACCGAACGACGTGGTGATCAAGTCGGACGGCAGCGTCTGGTTCAGCGACCCGAGCTATGGCATCGACAGTGACTACGAAGGCGACGCGGCGACCAGCGAGACCGGAGAATGCGCGGTCTATCGTGTCGGCACAGACGGTGGCCCTGTCGAGCGAGTGGCCGGTGGCTTCGTGCAGCCTAACGGCCTGGCCTTCTCGCCCGACGAAAGCCTGCTCTACATTGCCGACACCGGTGCCACGCACATCGCTGACGGGCCGATGCACATTCGCCGGTTTCGGGTCGGTGACGACGGTCGCAGCCTGAGCGGCGGCGAAGTATTCGCCGAGTCCAGCGCCGGACTGTTCGACGGCTTTCGCCTGGACACGCAAGGGAACCTCTGGACGAGCGCCGGCGATGGCGTGCACTGCTATGCGAGCGACGGAACGCTCCTTGGCAAGATCCGATTGCCTGAAGCCGTGGCGAACGTCTGCTTCGGTGGCCCCAAACTGAACCGGCTTTTCATTTGCGCGACCACCTCGCTCTACGCGGTCTATGTCAACGCGCGTGCCGCCGGAAGACCGACAGCCTCGTCCGCACGATGA
- a CDS encoding ABC transporter permease, with the protein MTTLVLRLRDSGHLPVVAGALCTLGLLLIGSLYSRNFLSADYLLLQLQIASFLGVVATGAMLVILLGGIDLSVPWVVTVGGMMSTAAAGWWGDTGALLAIPFGIGCGAMLGLLNGIGVAYLRVPSMIFTLGINAVAQGLIVLQTGGFAPQDRATPAMHELATGRLVFGLPNALLVWAVVGAATMFLLHRTTLGRSIYAVGNRERAAYLSGIDTRRVTLLCFVIAGACSAAAGVLLTGYSTKAYQAMGDAYQLPAIAAVVLGGTNILGGRGSYLGTVVGVVMITLLQSILSVMQIPEMGRQVIYGVVIIAMLLVYGRGRRHSE; encoded by the coding sequence ATGACGACCCTCGTGCTGCGACTTCGCGATTCAGGCCATCTGCCGGTGGTGGCGGGCGCGCTGTGCACGCTCGGCCTCCTGCTGATCGGCAGCCTGTATTCCCGCAACTTTCTCTCGGCCGACTATCTGTTGCTGCAATTGCAGATCGCCTCCTTCCTTGGCGTGGTCGCGACCGGCGCGATGCTCGTCATCCTGCTGGGTGGTATCGATCTTTCGGTGCCGTGGGTCGTCACGGTGGGCGGCATGATGTCGACTGCCGCGGCAGGCTGGTGGGGCGACACCGGCGCGTTGCTGGCCATTCCTTTCGGCATCGGATGCGGCGCGATGCTGGGCTTGCTCAATGGCATCGGCGTGGCGTACCTGCGGGTGCCCTCGATGATCTTCACTCTGGGTATCAACGCCGTCGCCCAGGGCCTGATCGTGCTGCAGACCGGTGGCTTTGCGCCGCAAGACCGGGCGACCCCTGCGATGCACGAACTGGCGACCGGTCGGCTGGTCTTCGGCTTGCCGAATGCGTTGCTGGTGTGGGCAGTCGTCGGCGCTGCGACCATGTTCCTGCTGCACCGCACGACGCTGGGCCGCTCGATCTATGCCGTCGGAAACCGCGAACGCGCCGCCTACCTGTCCGGCATCGACACGCGACGAGTCACCCTGCTGTGCTTCGTCATCGCGGGGGCCTGCTCGGCCGCGGCCGGTGTACTGCTCACCGGCTATTCGACCAAGGCCTACCAGGCGATGGGCGACGCCTACCAGTTACCTGCCATCGCAGCGGTGGTGCTGGGCGGCACCAACATATTGGGTGGACGAGGCTCCTACCTCGGCACCGTCGTCGGCGTGGTGATGATCACCTTGCTGCAATCGATCCTGTCGGTGATGCAGATTCCGGAGATGGGCCGCCAGGTGATCTATGGCGTGGTCATCATCGCGATGCTGCTCGTCTATGGGCGTGGACGCCGTCACTCCGAGTGA
- a CDS encoding ABC transporter permease — protein sequence MHSDAYHRLREHRATLIAVALFVVIFALYIAKHQVGWTVPVLTTAANKGVLLAIVAMAQTLVVLTGGIDLSVGMVFVLANCLASHLVVGTPLQAAVGVIAVLAAGAACGFVNGAIIVYGRLQPIITTLATGIIYFGFSLGLRPVPGGDVQADLAEALTGALPGGVPTMLVVLLAVVLLVWVPYSRSVVGRAALAIGSSEAATYMSGVAIGRARIVAYTLAGFLAAVGGLLLTFVTFSGEASAAIGGVYTLNAIAAVVIGGTVLSGGAGSAIGSIFGAFTLRTIGDLLFVFDLEPLWQPLFQGVILLVAVSLGSLRLLRLDNRLDMFR from the coding sequence ATGCACTCCGACGCGTACCACCGTCTGCGCGAACACCGTGCCACGCTGATCGCAGTTGCCTTGTTCGTCGTGATTTTCGCGCTCTACATTGCCAAGCACCAGGTCGGATGGACGGTGCCTGTTTTGACGACGGCGGCGAACAAGGGCGTGCTGCTGGCCATCGTCGCGATGGCTCAGACGCTCGTGGTCCTGACGGGAGGCATCGACCTCTCGGTCGGCATGGTGTTCGTGCTGGCCAATTGCCTGGCGTCGCATTTGGTGGTCGGTACGCCGTTGCAGGCGGCCGTCGGCGTGATTGCAGTGCTGGCGGCAGGGGCTGCCTGCGGCTTCGTGAACGGCGCGATCATCGTCTACGGAAGGCTGCAGCCGATCATCACGACGCTGGCCACCGGCATCATCTATTTCGGCTTCTCCCTCGGCCTGCGGCCAGTACCCGGTGGCGACGTGCAGGCCGATCTCGCCGAGGCGCTCACCGGTGCGTTGCCTGGCGGTGTGCCGACGATGCTGGTCGTGCTGCTCGCCGTGGTGCTGCTGGTGTGGGTCCCGTACAGCCGCTCGGTCGTCGGCCGCGCTGCGCTGGCCATCGGGTCGTCGGAAGCCGCGACCTACATGTCCGGCGTTGCAATCGGCCGGGCAAGGATCGTCGCGTACACGCTGGCCGGCTTTCTGGCCGCCGTGGGGGGGCTGCTGCTGACTTTCGTCACCTTCTCGGGCGAAGCGTCGGCGGCCATCGGCGGCGTCTACACGCTCAATGCGATCGCCGCCGTCGTGATCGGCGGCACGGTGCTGTCGGGAGGCGCCGGCAGCGCCATCGGATCGATCTTCGGCGCCTTCACGCTCCGCACCATCGGTGACCTGCTTTTCGTCTTCGACCTCGAGCCGTTGTGGCAGCCGTTGTTCCAGGGCGTGATCCTGCTGGTGGCGGTCAGCCTCGGTTCGCTCCGCCTGCTCAGGCTCGACAACCGGCTCGACATGTTCCGATGA
- a CDS encoding sugar ABC transporter ATP-binding protein, whose protein sequence is MEPILQLIDVAKRYGGVRALEHASFAVAPGRIHALLGENGAGKSTLIKVMSGVVQPDEGRIVLEGVERRFAHPQQAVRAGIACIFQELSLMPDLSVADNICITDPPTRFGLVDRKAQRRVAEAALARAGAEDIHPLAPVESLTLSRRQMVEIAKALAREPKILILDEATSALTAADVKRVFMLLNRLRSEGMAIVYISHRMNEIKELADDCSVFRNGSHVATFAAGTQSDAQTVEMMIGRDIAHAYPPKPAPCDPSATPALEVRGLSWNGRLHDIDIAVRPGEIVGLGGLDGQGQRELFLALFGVLRGAAGELLLEGRSVEVRNPRHAKSTEVGIALVPEDRKTDGLMLPMSVNDNLSFAALDRLSRMGVVATAVEDKAVAEMVRRLSIKVSNVRVPVGTLSGGNQQKVVIGKWLMNAPRVLLLSDPTRGIDVGTKQEIYALLRELAAAGAAVMLYSTDYAELIGCCDRVAVFFDGRIVRWLAGAELTEHALVSSALNLEAEAA, encoded by the coding sequence GTGGAGCCGATCCTGCAACTGATCGACGTGGCCAAGCGCTACGGCGGCGTGCGTGCGCTCGAGCACGCCAGCTTTGCCGTCGCGCCTGGGCGCATTCATGCATTGTTGGGCGAGAACGGTGCGGGCAAGTCGACGCTGATCAAGGTCATGTCCGGTGTAGTCCAGCCGGACGAAGGCCGGATCGTCCTCGAAGGCGTGGAGCGTCGGTTCGCGCACCCGCAGCAGGCGGTGCGCGCCGGCATTGCCTGCATCTTTCAGGAACTGTCGCTCATGCCCGATCTGAGCGTGGCCGACAACATCTGCATCACCGATCCACCCACGCGCTTCGGCCTGGTCGATCGCAAGGCGCAACGTCGCGTGGCCGAAGCCGCATTGGCGCGAGCGGGTGCCGAAGACATCCATCCGCTCGCGCCGGTGGAGAGCCTCACGCTCTCCCGTCGGCAAATGGTCGAGATCGCGAAAGCCCTGGCGCGCGAACCGAAGATCCTGATCCTCGACGAAGCCACTTCGGCGCTGACCGCGGCCGACGTGAAGCGCGTGTTCATGCTGCTCAATCGGCTGCGCAGCGAAGGCATGGCGATCGTCTACATCTCGCACCGCATGAACGAGATCAAGGAACTTGCCGACGACTGTTCCGTGTTTCGCAACGGCAGCCACGTGGCCACCTTCGCGGCCGGGACGCAGAGCGATGCGCAGACCGTGGAAATGATGATCGGGCGCGACATCGCGCATGCGTACCCCCCCAAGCCCGCGCCTTGCGACCCCTCCGCCACGCCGGCGCTCGAGGTACGCGGCCTGTCGTGGAACGGCCGCCTTCACGACATCGACATCGCAGTGCGGCCTGGCGAGATCGTGGGCCTCGGCGGCCTGGATGGTCAGGGGCAGCGCGAGTTGTTCCTGGCCCTGTTCGGCGTGTTGCGCGGTGCGGCCGGCGAACTCTTGCTGGAGGGCCGGTCGGTCGAGGTCCGCAATCCCCGACACGCCAAGAGCACCGAGGTAGGCATCGCCCTGGTGCCCGAAGACCGCAAGACCGATGGGCTGATGCTGCCCATGTCGGTCAACGACAACCTCAGCTTCGCGGCGCTCGATCGCCTGAGCCGCATGGGTGTCGTCGCGACCGCGGTCGAGGACAAAGCCGTGGCGGAGATGGTGCGACGGCTGTCGATCAAGGTGTCGAACGTGCGCGTGCCCGTCGGCACGCTGTCGGGTGGCAACCAGCAGAAGGTCGTTATCGGCAAGTGGTTGATGAACGCGCCGCGCGTCTTGTTGCTCAGCGACCCGACTCGCGGCATCGATGTCGGTACCAAGCAGGAGATCTACGCGCTGCTGCGCGAACTCGCTGCCGCGGGCGCCGCGGTCATGCTGTATTCCACGGACTATGCGGAGCTCATCGGCTGCTGCGATCGGGTCGCGGTGTTCTTCGACGGGCGCATCGTGCGCTGGCTGGCCGGCGCCGAACTCACCGAACACGCGCTGGTGTCGAGCGCACTCAACCTCGAGGCCGAGGCCGCCTGA
- a CDS encoding sugar ABC transporter substrate-binding protein, with the protein MTFLTRIAATAALVASTAAFAAGPVVVSGPGENPGCFKPWDASTKYFQWPAKKGPYRIALANGFVGNTWRIQMIKMAKAYAATPDMKSQVKEFKIVSTGTDVAAQIAAMDNFINSGYDAIITLAVNPSAFGPVIKRANAAGVVIVPFDNVLDSDQVMMVNEDQTSIGSQSGDWLLKNLKGKTGKLLEVRGLPGNSVDRDRHLGFRKSVEAPGNKFEIIEVVGNWDDGTAQKAVADAVSVHKKFDAMFVQAGSTGAVRALIDAKHPMIPVSGADENGFRKLCVANAKDGLLCASIGQSPGLVAISMKAAVAALQGKVMPQLISVPIPQTSHPNFKAGETYYPDLSDNFFTTNEFPDCGVNLKATDIMSKDEKNN; encoded by the coding sequence ATGACTTTCCTCACTCGCATCGCCGCGACGGCGGCACTGGTGGCATCTACCGCGGCGTTTGCCGCAGGTCCTGTCGTGGTCAGTGGCCCTGGCGAAAACCCCGGTTGCTTCAAGCCTTGGGACGCCAGCACCAAATACTTCCAGTGGCCTGCCAAGAAGGGGCCTTATCGCATCGCGCTGGCCAACGGCTTCGTGGGCAATACCTGGCGCATCCAGATGATCAAGATGGCGAAGGCTTATGCCGCGACGCCCGACATGAAGTCGCAGGTCAAGGAGTTCAAGATCGTGTCGACGGGCACGGACGTGGCGGCCCAGATCGCTGCCATGGATAACTTCATCAACTCCGGCTACGACGCGATCATCACGCTGGCGGTCAACCCGTCGGCCTTCGGTCCGGTAATCAAGCGTGCCAACGCGGCGGGCGTGGTGATCGTGCCGTTCGACAACGTGCTCGATTCCGACCAGGTCATGATGGTCAACGAGGACCAGACGTCGATCGGGTCGCAGTCTGGCGACTGGCTGCTGAAGAACCTGAAAGGCAAGACCGGAAAGCTGTTGGAAGTGCGCGGCCTGCCGGGCAACTCGGTCGACCGCGACCGTCACCTTGGGTTCAGGAAGTCCGTCGAGGCGCCGGGCAACAAGTTCGAAATCATCGAGGTCGTCGGCAACTGGGACGACGGAACAGCGCAGAAGGCGGTCGCGGATGCCGTGTCCGTGCACAAGAAGTTCGACGCGATGTTCGTGCAGGCCGGCTCCACGGGCGCCGTGCGTGCGCTCATCGACGCCAAGCATCCGATGATCCCGGTGTCGGGCGCCGACGAGAACGGTTTTCGCAAACTGTGCGTCGCCAACGCGAAAGACGGCTTGCTGTGCGCATCGATCGGCCAGTCTCCCGGACTGGTCGCGATCTCTATGAAAGCCGCCGTGGCGGCCCTGCAGGGCAAGGTGATGCCGCAGTTGATCTCGGTGCCGATTCCGCAGACCAGCCATCCGAACTTCAAGGCGGGCGAGACCTACTACCCCGACCTGAGCGATAACTTCTTCACTACCAACGAGTTCCCCGACTGCGGTGTGAACCTGAAGGCCACGGACATCATGTCCAAGGACGAGAAGAACAACTAG